In Pseudomonas coleopterorum, the genomic window AGCCGACGACGTTGCAGCAGCAGTACCAGCGCCGGCGCCAGGTGCACGGCTTGCGCATCGCGCGCCAGTTTCTCGCTGAGCCACAACCACAGCCGCCCCAGTACCGCGCCGTGGCCACCGGCAGCGACCAGCCCCAGCAACCAGCTGAGCAACAGAATGAGATTGAGCCCCAGCAGGCTGCCCAGCGCCCAGAACACATTGACCGGCTGCTGGCCATCGCCCAGCGCCGCGAACGCTAATCCGGCACCACTGAACACGGCCAGCACAGCCAGCAGCAGCATCGCCAGCCGTGCACCCTGCAACCAGTGGCGCAGGGCCTGGCGCTGGCCATCGCGGTCGGCCAGTATCAGGGCGCGATGTTCGATGCGTGCGGCCAGGTCGCCCCCCTGTTGCCGCGCTCGGCGGTTGGCTTCCAGGTCTTCCAGGGGGCCTGCCTGTTCTTCGCGCAGGCGGATGGCTTCACTGAGCCAGAGTGTGTGCAAGGGAGTGGGTGCGCTCACGCGTTTTTCCAGGCGGCGGATTCGCCATGAGCATAACCCAAGGAGGCTCTGCTATTCTGCCGGCCATGAAGACATCTCTCCCTTTAAGCCTGATCGCGGCACTCGCCGAGAATCGCGTGATCGGCATCGACAACAGCATGCCCTGGCACCTGCCGGGCGATTTCAAGTATTTCAAGGCCACCACCCTGGGCAAGCCGATCATCATGGGTCGCAAGACCTGGGATTCGCTGGGCCGACCACTGCCTGGCCGCCTGAACCTGGTGGTCAGCCGCCAGCCGGACCTGCAACTGCCGGGTGCGGAAGTGTTCGCTTCGCTGGACGCGGCCATCGAGCGGGCCGAAGCCTGGGCTCACGAACAGGGCGCGGACGAGGTAATGCTCATCGGTGGTGCTCAGCTGTACGAGCTGAGTCTCGCTCAGGCGGACCGCCTGTACTTGACGCGAGTCGCCTTGCAGCCGGAAGGGGACGCCTGGTTTCCCGAGTTCGACGAGAACCAGTGGCAAAAGGTGTCGAGCGTGGCGAACGAAGCGGTCGATGACAAACCGGCCTACGCGTTCGAGGTGTGGGAACGCAGGTGATCGGGTTGCCTGTTCGCGCTGCCTTTACCAGAAGGCACCCGCGAACAGGCAATACCGGTTAGGCCGAGGCCAGTTCCTTGTGCTCATCGGCCGCCAGCAGCGCCTTGTCGGTCTGACCCATCACTTGGCTGGTGATGGTGCCCGCCGCCATCGAGCCGCTCACGTTCAGGGCGGTGCGGCCCATGTCGATCAACGGTTCGACTGAAATCAACAGCGCCACCAGGGTGACCGGCAAGCCCATGGCCGGCAGCACGATCAACGCTGCGAACGTCGCGCCGCCGCCGACCCCGGCCACACCGGCCGAACTCAGGGTGACGATGCCCACCAACGTGGCGATCCACAGCGGATCCAGTGGATTGATCCCAACCGTGGGCGCGACCATCACCGCCAGCATGGCTGGATAAAGACCGGCGCAACCGTTCTGGCCGATCGTCGCGCCGAACGATGCCGCGAAGCTGGCAATCGCTTGAGGCACGCCCAGACGCCGGGTCTGCGCTTCGATGCTCAGTGGAATGGTCGCCGCGCTGGAGCGGCTGGTGAAGGCGAAGGTCAGCACCGGCCAGACCTTGCGAAAGAAGCGCAGCGGGTTGACCCCGGCCAGGCTCAGCAGCAGCCCGTGCACCGCGAACATCAGCGCCAGGCCGATGTACGACACCACCACGAAGCTGCCCAGCTTGACGATGTCCTGCACGTTGGAACTGGCCACCACCTTGGCCATCAGGGCCAGCACGCCATAGGGTGTCAGCTTCATCACCAGGCGCACCAGGCGCATCACCCAGGCTTGCAGCACGTCGATCGCAGCGAGCACTTTTGTGCCCTTGTCCGCATCGTCCTTGAGCAGTTGCAACGCCGCCATCCCCAGAAACGCAGCGAAGATCACCACGCTGATGATCGAGGTGGGCTTGGCGCGCGCCAGGTCGGCGAAGGGATTCTGCGGAATGAACGACAGCAACAGTTGCGGCACGTTGAGGTCGGCAACCTTACCCGCGTAATCGCTCTGAATCGTGGCCAGGCGCGCAGCTTCCTGAGTCCCGGCCACCAGGCCCTCGGCGGTCAGGCCGAACAGGTTGGTCAGTCCGATGCCGATCAGCGCGGCGATGGCGGTGGTGAACAGCAACGTGCCGATGGTCAGGAAGCTGATCTTGCCCAGCGAAGAGGCGTTGTGCAGACGGGCCACGGCGCTGAGGATCGACGCGAAGATCAACGGCATGACGATCATCTGCAGCAACTGCACATAGCCGTTGCCAACCAGCTCCAGCCAGCCGATGGTGCTCTTGAGCACGGGGTGCCCGGCACCATAGACGGTGTGCAGGCCGATACCGAACAGCACGCCCAGAGCCAGGCCCAGCAGGACCTTCTTGGCCAGGCTCCAATCGGTGCGACGGGTTTGTGCCAAACCCAGCAGCAGCGCTGCGAAGATCAGCAGATTCAACAAGAGGGGCAGGTTCATGTCA contains:
- a CDS encoding dihydrofolate reductase; amino-acid sequence: MKTSLPLSLIAALAENRVIGIDNSMPWHLPGDFKYFKATTLGKPIIMGRKTWDSLGRPLPGRLNLVVSRQPDLQLPGAEVFASLDAAIERAEAWAHEQGADEVMLIGGAQLYELSLAQADRLYLTRVALQPEGDAWFPEFDENQWQKVSSVANEAVDDKPAYAFEVWERR
- a CDS encoding L-cystine transporter is translated as MNLPLLLNLLIFAALLLGLAQTRRTDWSLAKKVLLGLALGVLFGIGLHTVYGAGHPVLKSTIGWLELVGNGYVQLLQMIVMPLIFASILSAVARLHNASSLGKISFLTIGTLLFTTAIAALIGIGLTNLFGLTAEGLVAGTQEAARLATIQSDYAGKVADLNVPQLLLSFIPQNPFADLARAKPTSIISVVIFAAFLGMAALQLLKDDADKGTKVLAAIDVLQAWVMRLVRLVMKLTPYGVLALMAKVVASSNVQDIVKLGSFVVVSYIGLALMFAVHGLLLSLAGVNPLRFFRKVWPVLTFAFTSRSSAATIPLSIEAQTRRLGVPQAIASFAASFGATIGQNGCAGLYPAMLAVMVAPTVGINPLDPLWIATLVGIVTLSSAGVAGVGGGATFAALIVLPAMGLPVTLVALLISVEPLIDMGRTALNVSGSMAAGTITSQVMGQTDKALLAADEHKELASA